From Palaemon carinicauda isolate YSFRI2023 chromosome 29, ASM3689809v2, whole genome shotgun sequence, one genomic window encodes:
- the LOC137622525 gene encoding uncharacterized protein — MFLLRNMGSPTKLVYLHLINRTHTERLQLILWNQQDTKAIPKPIEPDTYQPIALITCTEKVGERLVLNRLQWKIRPLHPHLYAYRKDIFTQKYITDVLKTINNYKDFVIFLDLEKAFGLASSPAILFTLV; from the coding sequence ATGTTCctgctaaggaacatgggaagccccacgaagttggtgtacttgcacttgattAACAGAACACACACTGAGAGACTCCAGCTAATATTATGGAATCAACAAGACACGAAAGCCATCCCAAAACCCATAGAACCAGACACCTACCAACCCATAGCTTTAATTACCTGCACCGAGAAAGTAGGGGAACGATTGGTACTCAACAGACTTCAATGGAAAATACGCCCACTACATCCTCACCTTTATGCCTACAGAAAAGACATATTCACTCAAAAATATATAACTGATGTACTCAAAACAATCAACAACTATAAAGACTTTGTCATCTTTCTCGACCTAGAGAAAGCCTTTGGACTAGCCAGCTCCCCAGCTATCCTTTTCACACTTGTGTAA